One region of Microbacterium sufflavum genomic DNA includes:
- a CDS encoding cation:proton antiporter, which translates to MEAGIFYVLVGAVAVAAFARWRGWPAPLLVTVVALAASFLPIVPDLPIDGHLLLGLVLPPLLYSAALDVSFVGFKRSLPQIRRLGIWLVLLTALAVGLVAWWILPSLTLPGALLLGAIVAPPDAVSAAAIGRRLGLPRRIMTVLSGESLINDATSLTLYRVFAAILAGATLTVWDGVWQFLVAVGVGVAVGLVFGIVLHQLRMRISDPVVIGTFGLLAPFGAYGIAEHLLGSGVLAVVAMGLYVGFNAPRTDYTTRQQEAPLWLSADLLLESFVFAYIGLQFPRVLRDLSSESVGRILLLSLAVLVVVLLVRPLYIYPTSAWANFQDRRRLARMDRGIASGEFDERRRRSRRWRQYSADELRTQIVRERMAGLQLTWKDNAVISWAGMRGVVTLAIAVAAADLATLDTEASHAIVVVAFIVTVGTLLLQGLTLPLLIRRLGIRGDAEHAEDEAALEAVKAKSREAGKEYLAQKRVEWEQKHGAVDLSVFDAFTKRMTRVEKDTDEAQRVEDTSSRPSFDDLVALSKGWLQVRREILVAERDAGNLDEEVMRELLTAMDAEELAMDTRGATRQQGRV; encoded by the coding sequence ATGGAAGCCGGGATCTTCTACGTCCTCGTCGGAGCCGTCGCCGTGGCCGCGTTCGCGCGCTGGCGCGGGTGGCCGGCGCCGCTGCTGGTGACGGTGGTCGCGCTCGCCGCCTCGTTCCTGCCGATCGTGCCCGACCTCCCCATCGACGGGCACCTGCTGCTCGGCCTGGTGCTGCCGCCGCTGCTGTACTCCGCCGCGCTGGATGTGTCGTTCGTCGGGTTCAAGCGCAGCCTGCCGCAGATCCGACGGCTCGGCATCTGGCTCGTCCTGCTCACCGCGCTCGCGGTCGGCCTCGTGGCGTGGTGGATCCTGCCGTCGCTGACCCTCCCCGGTGCGCTGCTGCTCGGGGCGATCGTCGCACCGCCCGATGCCGTGTCCGCCGCCGCGATCGGCCGCCGTCTCGGGCTCCCGCGGCGCATCATGACGGTGCTGTCGGGCGAGAGCCTCATCAACGACGCCACCTCGCTCACGCTGTACCGCGTGTTCGCGGCGATCCTCGCCGGGGCCACCCTGACGGTGTGGGACGGGGTCTGGCAGTTCCTGGTCGCCGTGGGCGTCGGCGTCGCGGTCGGGCTCGTGTTCGGGATCGTGCTCCACCAGCTGCGCATGCGCATCAGCGACCCCGTCGTGATCGGCACGTTCGGGCTGCTCGCGCCGTTCGGGGCGTACGGCATCGCCGAGCACCTCCTGGGCTCCGGTGTGCTCGCGGTCGTGGCGATGGGACTGTACGTGGGGTTCAACGCCCCACGCACCGACTACACGACCAGGCAGCAGGAGGCGCCACTGTGGCTGTCGGCCGACCTGCTGCTGGAGAGCTTCGTGTTCGCGTACATCGGACTGCAGTTCCCGCGGGTGCTCCGCGACCTGAGCAGCGAGTCCGTGGGGCGCATCCTGCTGCTGTCCCTCGCCGTGCTGGTGGTGGTGCTGCTCGTGCGGCCCCTGTACATCTACCCCACCAGCGCGTGGGCGAACTTCCAGGACCGTCGTCGGCTCGCGCGCATGGACCGGGGGATCGCCTCGGGGGAGTTCGACGAGCGTCGGCGGCGGTCGCGGCGCTGGCGGCAGTACAGCGCGGACGAGCTGCGCACGCAGATCGTGCGGGAGCGCATGGCCGGACTCCAGCTCACGTGGAAGGACAACGCCGTGATCTCCTGGGCGGGGATGCGCGGCGTGGTCACGCTCGCGATCGCGGTGGCCGCGGCCGACCTCGCGACGCTCGACACCGAGGCCTCGCACGCGATCGTCGTCGTGGCGTTCATCGTGACGGTGGGCACGCTGCTGCTGCAGGGGCTGACGCTGCCGCTGCTCATCCGGCGGCTCGGGATCCGGGGCGACGCCGAGCACGCGGAGGACGAGGCCGCGCTCGAGGCGGTCAAGGCCAAGAGCCGGGAGGCGGGCAAGGAGTACCTGGCGCAGAAGCGCGTCGAGTGGGAGCAGAAGCACGGTGCGGTCGACCTGAGCGTGTTCGACGCCTTCACGAAGCGCATGACCAGGGTGGAGAAGGACACCGACGAGGCGCAGCGGGTGGAGGACACCTCGAGCCGTCCGTCGTTCGACGACCTGGTCGCGCTGTCGAAGGGGTGGTTGCAGGTGCGGAGGGAGATCCTGGTCGCCGAGCGCGACGCGGGCAACCTCGACGAGGAGGTCATGCGGGAGCTGCTGACCGCGATGGATGCGGAGGAGCTGGCGATGGACACGCGCGGCGCCACGCGTCAGCAGGGCCGCGTCTGA
- a CDS encoding methyltransferase, protein MSTRTLALWVAYGPNGVVGSIRHDDEGYAVTMAGADAVAGTYPSLASAKGALHARMAPGSAWPLFQEH, encoded by the coding sequence ATGAGCACCAGGACACTCGCACTGTGGGTCGCCTACGGCCCGAACGGCGTGGTCGGCAGCATCCGCCATGACGACGAGGGGTACGCGGTCACGATGGCCGGGGCGGACGCCGTGGCCGGGACCTACCCGAGCCTCGCGTCGGCGAAGGGGGCACTGCATGCGCGCATGGCTCCCGGCAGCGCGTGGCCGCTGTTCCAGGAGCACTGA
- a CDS encoding dicarboxylate/amino acid:cation symporter — protein sequence MSTTARAQKAPDTRGPVRKLLTSFGFQIIAALVLGIAAGLIGRQLGATAENPTGLSATLDTIGSSYVTLLRAAVVPLIFTAIVASISNLRRVQNAARLAGQTILWFAITAFIAVIIGIGLGLVIQPGNRAGEGLEPGDPYTVGTWWNFLLGLIPQNFLGLTVSTSPGATEGSFTSTVGFNILQVIVVAAVVGIAALKAGKKAEPFLVFTESLLKVIQRVLWWIIRIAPIGTFGLIGSAVIKYGWEKLASLGWFAAAIYIGLALVLFVVYPILVRTHGLSIKQYFSGVWPAVQLAFVSRSSIGTLPLTERVTERNLGVPRSYASFAVPLGATTKMDGCAAIYPAIAAIFVAQFFGIELNFVQYLLIVIVSVVGSAATAGTTGAVVMLTLTLSTLGLPLEGVGLLLAIDPILDMGRTAVNVAGQALIPTIVAKREGILNEELYNAPREGLPFADDSADDDAPEADAASDTAPEPAGAR from the coding sequence ATGAGCACCACCGCACGCGCCCAGAAGGCGCCAGACACCCGCGGGCCGGTCCGGAAGCTGCTGACCTCGTTCGGCTTCCAGATCATCGCCGCCCTCGTCCTCGGCATCGCCGCCGGCCTGATCGGCCGTCAGCTCGGCGCCACGGCCGAGAACCCCACCGGCCTGTCCGCCACGCTCGACACGATCGGCAGCTCCTACGTCACGCTGCTGCGCGCGGCGGTCGTCCCGCTGATCTTCACCGCGATCGTCGCGAGCATCTCCAACCTGCGCCGCGTGCAGAACGCGGCACGCCTGGCCGGTCAGACCATCCTGTGGTTCGCGATCACCGCGTTCATCGCCGTCATCATCGGCATCGGGCTCGGCCTCGTGATTCAGCCGGGCAACCGCGCCGGCGAGGGCCTCGAGCCCGGCGACCCCTACACGGTCGGCACGTGGTGGAACTTCCTCCTCGGCCTGATCCCCCAGAACTTCCTCGGCCTCACGGTCAGCACCTCCCCCGGCGCGACCGAGGGCTCGTTCACCTCCACGGTGGGCTTCAACATCCTGCAGGTGATCGTCGTCGCCGCGGTCGTCGGCATCGCCGCCCTCAAGGCGGGCAAGAAGGCCGAGCCGTTCCTCGTCTTCACCGAGTCGCTGCTCAAGGTCATCCAGCGCGTGCTGTGGTGGATCATCCGCATCGCCCCGATCGGCACGTTCGGCCTCATCGGCTCCGCCGTCATCAAGTACGGCTGGGAGAAGCTCGCGTCGCTCGGCTGGTTCGCCGCCGCGATCTACATCGGCCTCGCTCTCGTGCTGTTCGTGGTCTACCCGATCCTCGTGCGCACGCACGGCCTGTCGATAAAGCAGTACTTCTCGGGCGTCTGGCCCGCGGTGCAGCTCGCGTTCGTGAGCCGCTCCTCCATCGGAACGCTGCCGCTCACGGAGCGCGTGACCGAGCGCAACCTCGGCGTGCCCCGCTCGTACGCCTCGTTCGCGGTGCCGCTCGGCGCGACCACGAAGATGGACGGCTGCGCCGCGATCTACCCGGCCATCGCCGCGATCTTCGTCGCCCAGTTCTTCGGCATCGAGCTGAACTTCGTGCAGTACCTGCTGATCGTGATCGTCTCGGTCGTGGGCTCCGCCGCCACCGCCGGCACCACGGGCGCGGTCGTCATGCTCACGCTCACGCTGTCGACCCTGGGTCTGCCGCTCGAGGGCGTTGGCCTGCTGCTCGCGATCGACCCGATCCTCGACATGGGCCGCACCGCGGTCAACGTCGCGGGCCAGGCGCTGATCCCGACCATCGTCGCCAAGCGCGAGGGCATCCTCAACGAGGAGCTCTACAACGCGCCGCGCGAGGGCCTGCCGTTCGCCGACGACTCGGCCGACGACGACGCCCCCGAGGCCGACGCCGCCTCGGACACCGCGCCGGAGCCGGCCGGCGCCCGCTGA
- a CDS encoding ATP-dependent Clp protease ATP-binding subunit has product MFERFTDRARRVVVLAQEEAKMLNHNYIGTEHILLGLIHEGEGVAAKALESLGISLDAVREQVQDIIGQGQQQPTGHIPFTPRAKKVLELSLREALQLGHNYIGTEHILLGLIREGEGVAAQVLVKLGADLNKVRQQVIQLLSGAPGREPASVGAQTNDSPAGAQGGSAVLDQFGRNLTQAARDNKLDPVIGREKEAERVMQILSRRSKNNPVLIGEPGVGKTAVVEGLAQAIVKGDVPETLKDKQLYSLDLGSLIAGSRYRGDFEERLKKVTKEIRTRGDIIVFIDEIHTLVGAGAAEGAIDAASILKPLLARGELQTIGATTLDEYRKHFEKDAALERRFQPVQVNEPTLPHAINILKGLRDRYEAHHKVQITDGAIVAAANLADRYVSDRFLPDKAIDLIDEAGARLRLSILSSPPELREFDEKIAAVREQKELASEEQDFEKAASLRDEEKSLLAERLRLEKQWRAGDVATQAVVDEGLIAEVLAQATGIPVFKLTEEESSRLVFMEKALHQRVIGQEEAIAALSKTIRRQRAGLKDPKRPSGSFIFAGPTGVGKTELAKALAEFLFDDEAALISLDMSEFGEKHTVSRLFGAPPGFVGFEEGGQLTEKVRRKPFSVVLFDEIEKAHPDIFNSLLQILEEGRLTDGQGRIVDFKNTVIIMTTNLGARDIAGGPVGFQIEGNNATSYERMKGKVNEELKRHFKPEFLNRVDDIIVFPQLSKDELVQIVDLFTKRLGERLLDRDMTIELSQAAKERLIEIGFDPALGARPLRRAMQHEIEDRLSEKILHGELDSGDHVKVDAKDGEFLFEHGPRGEKVAVGVNTGGGAIAGTPDLAITGND; this is encoded by the coding sequence ATGTTCGAGAGATTCACGGACCGAGCCCGTCGAGTGGTCGTCCTCGCCCAAGAAGAGGCGAAGATGCTCAACCACAACTACATCGGCACCGAGCACATCCTGCTCGGCCTCATCCACGAGGGCGAGGGCGTCGCAGCCAAGGCGCTGGAGTCGCTCGGCATCTCCCTCGACGCCGTGCGCGAGCAGGTGCAGGACATCATCGGCCAGGGTCAGCAGCAGCCGACCGGCCACATCCCGTTCACGCCGCGCGCCAAGAAGGTGCTCGAGCTCAGCCTCCGCGAGGCTCTGCAGCTCGGCCACAACTACATCGGCACCGAGCACATCCTCCTCGGCCTCATCCGTGAGGGCGAGGGCGTGGCCGCCCAGGTGCTGGTCAAGCTCGGCGCCGACCTCAACAAGGTGCGCCAGCAGGTCATCCAGCTGCTGTCCGGCGCTCCGGGGCGCGAGCCCGCGTCGGTCGGCGCGCAGACCAACGACTCGCCCGCCGGCGCCCAGGGTGGCTCCGCGGTGCTCGACCAGTTCGGTCGCAACCTCACCCAGGCCGCGCGCGACAACAAGCTCGACCCGGTGATCGGGCGCGAGAAGGAGGCGGAGCGGGTCATGCAGATCCTCTCCCGCCGCTCCAAGAACAACCCCGTCCTGATCGGTGAGCCCGGCGTCGGCAAGACCGCCGTCGTCGAGGGCCTGGCGCAGGCGATCGTCAAGGGCGATGTGCCGGAGACGCTGAAGGACAAGCAGCTCTACTCGCTCGACCTCGGCTCTCTCATCGCCGGTTCCCGCTACCGCGGCGACTTCGAGGAGCGCCTGAAGAAGGTCACCAAGGAGATCCGCACGCGCGGCGACATCATCGTCTTCATCGACGAGATCCACACCCTCGTGGGTGCGGGTGCCGCCGAGGGCGCGATCGACGCGGCGAGCATCCTCAAGCCGCTGCTCGCCCGCGGTGAACTCCAGACGATCGGCGCCACCACGCTCGACGAGTACCGCAAGCACTTCGAGAAGGACGCCGCTCTCGAGCGCCGCTTCCAGCCGGTGCAGGTGAACGAGCCGACGCTGCCGCACGCGATCAACATCCTCAAGGGGCTGCGCGACCGCTACGAGGCGCACCACAAGGTGCAGATCACCGACGGCGCGATCGTGGCCGCGGCGAACCTCGCCGACCGCTACGTCTCCGACCGGTTCCTCCCCGACAAGGCGATCGACCTGATCGACGAGGCCGGCGCGCGCCTGCGTCTGTCGATCCTGTCGAGCCCGCCCGAGCTGCGGGAGTTCGACGAGAAGATCGCCGCCGTGCGCGAGCAGAAGGAGCTCGCCTCCGAGGAGCAGGACTTCGAGAAGGCCGCGTCGCTGCGCGACGAGGAGAAGAGCCTGCTCGCCGAGCGGCTGCGCCTCGAGAAGCAGTGGCGTGCGGGCGACGTCGCGACCCAGGCGGTCGTCGACGAGGGCCTGATCGCCGAGGTGCTCGCGCAGGCCACGGGCATCCCCGTGTTCAAGCTGACCGAGGAGGAGTCCAGCCGACTCGTCTTCATGGAGAAGGCGCTGCACCAGCGCGTTATCGGTCAGGAGGAGGCCATTGCGGCCCTCTCCAAGACCATCCGTCGTCAGCGTGCGGGCCTCAAGGACCCGAAGCGCCCCTCCGGTTCGTTCATCTTCGCCGGCCCCACGGGCGTCGGAAAGACGGAGCTTGCCAAGGCGCTCGCGGAGTTCCTGTTCGACGACGAGGCCGCGCTCATCTCGCTCGACATGAGCGAGTTCGGCGAGAAGCACACCGTCTCGCGGCTGTTCGGTGCCCCTCCCGGGTTCGTCGGCTTCGAAGAGGGCGGTCAGCTCACCGAGAAGGTGCGGCGCAAGCCGTTCAGCGTGGTGCTGTTCGACGAGATCGAGAAGGCCCACCCCGACATCTTCAACTCGCTGCTGCAGATCCTCGAGGAGGGTCGCCTCACCGACGGTCAGGGTCGGATCGTGGACTTCAAGAACACGGTCATCATCATGACCACCAACCTCGGTGCACGCGACATCGCCGGCGGCCCCGTGGGCTTCCAGATCGAGGGCAACAACGCCACCAGCTACGAGCGGATGAAGGGCAAGGTCAACGAGGAGCTCAAGCGGCACTTCAAGCCCGAGTTCCTCAACCGTGTCGACGACATCATCGTCTTCCCGCAGCTGAGCAAGGACGAGCTGGTGCAGATCGTGGACCTGTTCACGAAGCGCCTCGGCGAGCGTCTGCTCGACCGCGACATGACGATCGAGCTGTCGCAGGCCGCCAAGGAGCGTCTGATCGAGATCGGCTTCGACCCGGCTCTGGGCGCCCGGCCGCTGCGTCGCGCGATGCAGCACGAGATCGAGGACCGTCTGTCGGAGAAGATCCTGCACGGCGAGCTCGACTCGGGCGACCACGTGAAGGTCGACGCGAAGGACGGGGAGTTCCTGTTCGAGCACGGTCCGCGCGGCGAGAAGGTCGCGGTCGGTGTCAACACCGGCGGCGGCGCCATCGCCGGTACGCCCGACCTGGCGATCACCGGCAACGACTGA
- a CDS encoding MerR family transcriptional regulator → MTARDSRTPVYGIAVAAQLVDLPEATIRLFESKGLLVPARSDGGTRRYSDDDIERLRRAAELRGDGLNIAGIARVLDLQDENAGLRDALDAETARTPARRRPTR, encoded by the coding sequence ATGACCGCACGCGACTCGCGCACACCCGTCTACGGCATCGCCGTGGCTGCCCAGCTCGTCGACCTGCCGGAGGCGACCATCCGCCTCTTCGAGAGCAAGGGGCTGCTCGTCCCCGCCCGCAGCGACGGCGGCACGCGCCGCTACAGCGACGACGACATCGAGCGGCTGCGACGCGCGGCCGAGCTCCGCGGCGACGGGCTCAACATCGCCGGCATCGCCCGCGTGCTCGACCTGCAGGATGAGAACGCCGGACTCCGCGACGCGCTCGACGCGGAGACCGCCCGCACGCCCGCGCGGCGTCGCCCCACCCGCTGA
- a CDS encoding LLM class flavin-dependent oxidoreductase produces MNDVALSVLDLVPVRSGQTSAEAIAASLSLAETADRLGYRRYWFAEHHNMPAVASTTPPVLIAAAAARTRRLRLGSGGVMLPNHAPLIVAEQFAALEAIAPGRIDLGLGRAPGSDPVITQLLRGSGTTSDVEQFPRHVQDIAALFSADGATVRFTSGGEYTVRATPAATGVPEVWLLGSSDYSAQLAASHGLPYVFANHFSGQGLERALDLYRTNYRPSEEHPEPRTFLTVNAVAAPTADEAEQRALPQLRMMARLRLNQPLVALETVEQALAAASDAATDQVVQAARSRWYVGTGESVAAEVRAFATQHGVDEVMLSPVAGAFEAEPADTSPGRTQTLELIATA; encoded by the coding sequence ATGAACGACGTCGCCCTCTCCGTCCTCGACCTCGTGCCGGTTCGCTCCGGCCAGACCAGCGCCGAGGCCATCGCCGCCTCCCTCTCGCTCGCCGAGACCGCCGACCGTCTCGGCTACCGCCGCTACTGGTTCGCGGAGCACCACAACATGCCCGCGGTGGCCTCGACCACGCCCCCGGTGCTGATCGCCGCGGCGGCCGCGCGCACCCGGCGGCTGCGCCTGGGCTCGGGTGGCGTGATGCTGCCGAACCACGCACCCCTCATCGTCGCCGAGCAGTTCGCGGCGCTCGAGGCCATCGCGCCAGGACGCATCGACCTCGGTCTCGGCCGCGCGCCCGGCAGCGACCCCGTCATCACGCAGCTGCTGCGCGGCAGCGGCACCACCAGCGACGTCGAGCAGTTCCCGCGTCACGTGCAGGACATCGCGGCGCTCTTCTCCGCCGACGGTGCCACGGTGCGCTTCACGTCGGGCGGCGAGTACACCGTGCGGGCCACCCCCGCCGCGACCGGCGTGCCCGAGGTGTGGCTGCTCGGGTCGAGCGACTACTCCGCGCAGCTCGCCGCCTCGCACGGACTGCCCTACGTGTTCGCCAACCACTTCTCCGGCCAGGGGCTGGAGCGGGCGCTCGACCTGTACCGCACGAACTACCGCCCCAGCGAGGAGCACCCGGAGCCGCGCACGTTCCTCACCGTCAACGCGGTCGCCGCCCCCACCGCGGACGAGGCCGAGCAGCGCGCCCTCCCCCAGCTGCGGATGATGGCCCGGCTGCGGCTCAACCAACCCCTGGTGGCGCTGGAGACCGTGGAACAGGCACTCGCCGCGGCCTCCGACGCCGCGACCGACCAGGTCGTGCAGGCCGCCCGGTCGCGGTGGTACGTCGGCACGGGCGAGTCCGTCGCCGCAGAGGTGCGGGCCTTCGCCACGCAGCACGGCGTGGACGAGGTCATGCTCTCGCCCGTCGCCGGAGCGTTCGAGGCCGAGCCCGCCGACACCTCGCCCGGACGCACGCAGACGCTCGAGCTCATCGCGACCGCCTGA
- the pheA gene encoding prephenate dehydratase translates to MNAVTDRRTYSYLGPAGTFTEAALDQVAEARGQVWRPVHNVGEALDDVLEGRSDAAMIAIENSIEGGVSTTQDALATLPGLRIIGEYLVRVNFVLVAPRGTTLDQVEVIAAHPVAYAQCHGWLGEHLPRHSHVPAASNVASAIGVLDGSLPAQAAIAAPGIVQHYDVDVLAEGIGDNAAAVTRFVLVTRTTRSPEPTGADKTSLIVELPHDHPGSLLEMLEQFSTRGINLSLIESRPIGDELGRYRFVIDADGHIEHERMADALLGIRRFSPRVVFLGSYPRADRQIVQYPDRYSDDVFIEARDWLRGILSGEPES, encoded by the coding sequence CTGAACGCCGTGACCGATCGCCGCACCTACAGCTATCTCGGACCAGCCGGAACCTTCACTGAGGCGGCACTCGACCAGGTGGCGGAGGCCAGGGGGCAGGTGTGGCGTCCCGTGCACAACGTCGGCGAGGCGCTCGACGACGTGCTGGAGGGCCGCAGCGACGCCGCGATGATCGCGATCGAGAACTCGATCGAGGGCGGCGTCTCCACCACGCAGGACGCGTTGGCGACGCTCCCCGGGCTGCGCATCATCGGCGAGTACCTGGTGCGGGTCAACTTCGTCCTGGTCGCCCCGCGCGGCACCACGCTCGACCAGGTGGAGGTGATCGCGGCGCACCCCGTGGCGTACGCGCAGTGCCACGGCTGGCTCGGCGAGCACCTGCCGCGGCACTCGCACGTGCCGGCGGCGAGCAACGTGGCCTCGGCGATCGGCGTGCTCGACGGTTCGCTGCCCGCCCAGGCGGCGATCGCGGCCCCCGGCATCGTGCAGCACTACGACGTGGACGTGCTCGCGGAGGGCATCGGCGACAACGCGGCCGCCGTCACGCGCTTCGTGCTGGTCACCCGCACGACGCGCTCCCCGGAGCCGACCGGGGCCGACAAGACCTCCCTCATCGTGGAGCTGCCCCACGACCACCCCGGCTCGCTGCTGGAGATGCTGGAGCAGTTCTCCACCCGCGGCATCAACCTCTCGCTCATCGAGTCCCGCCCGATCGGCGACGAGCTCGGCCGCTACCGCTTCGTGATCGACGCCGACGGTCACATCGAGCACGAGCGCATGGCCGACGCCCTGCTCGGCATCCGCCGCTTCAGCCCGCGCGTGGTGTTCCTCGGGTCGTACCCGCGTGCCGACCGGCAGATCGTGCAGTACCCCGACCGCTACTCCGACGACGTGTTCATCGAGGCACGCGACTGGCTGCGCGGCATCCTCTCCGGCGAGCCCGAGTCCTGA
- a CDS encoding DUF2795 domain-containing protein, whose product MALSPTLDRFLAGMEYPATRDDLLREATRDGLDADDRAVLRTLPEQSYSAAWHIRYRLARAALRESLTPAARAA is encoded by the coding sequence ATGGCCCTCTCCCCCACCCTCGATCGCTTCCTCGCCGGCATGGAGTACCCGGCGACGCGCGACGACCTGCTGCGCGAGGCCACCCGCGACGGACTCGACGCCGACGACCGTGCCGTGCTGCGCACCCTCCCCGAGCAGAGCTACAGCGCCGCCTGGCACATCCGCTACCGCCTGGCCCGCGCCGCGCTCCGCGAGTCGCTGACCCCCGCCGCCCGGGCCGCCTGA
- a CDS encoding helix-turn-helix domain-containing protein: MSPAESDEEFTGIHCRLDELLAERGMTLTELSAAVGVSIVNLSVLKNDRARAIRYSTLRAICEALECDVGDLLVLAAR; encoded by the coding sequence GTGAGCCCGGCCGAGAGCGACGAGGAGTTCACCGGCATCCACTGCCGCCTGGACGAGTTGCTCGCCGAGCGCGGCATGACCCTCACCGAGCTGAGCGCCGCGGTCGGCGTGAGCATCGTCAACCTGTCCGTGCTCAAGAACGACCGCGCCCGCGCGATCCGTTACTCCACGCTGCGGGCGATCTGCGAGGCGCTGGAGTGCGACGTGGGCGACCTGCTCGTGCTCGCGGCCCGCTGA
- a CDS encoding Hsp20/alpha crystallin family protein, with product MALTFDPFSQLDRFAASVLDSVRAPRSMPVDLYRDGDRYILHADLPGADPGSIDVDLDGGQLTIRAQRTADTREGVRWLARERGAGSFLRQFSLGDGVDLDSISASYESGVLSVVIPVSERAKPRKIVVESGEQRQAIDA from the coding sequence ATGGCACTGACCTTCGATCCCTTCAGCCAGCTCGATCGCTTCGCCGCGAGCGTGCTGGACTCCGTTCGCGCACCCCGGTCGATGCCGGTGGACCTGTACCGCGACGGTGACCGCTACATCCTGCACGCCGACCTCCCCGGCGCCGACCCGGGCTCGATCGACGTCGACCTCGACGGCGGTCAGCTCACCATCCGCGCCCAGCGCACCGCCGACACGCGCGAGGGCGTGCGCTGGCTCGCCCGCGAACGCGGCGCCGGCTCGTTCCTGCGCCAGTTCTCGCTCGGCGACGGCGTCGACCTCGACAGCATCAGCGCCTCCTACGAGAGCGGGGTGCTGTCGGTCGTGATCCCGGTGAGCGAGCGCGCCAAGCCGCGCAAGATCGTCGTGGAGTCCGGCGAGCAGCGCCAGGCCATCGACGCCTGA